One part of the Streptomyces lienomycini genome encodes these proteins:
- a CDS encoding F0F1 ATP synthase subunit B, with protein MTSALVFLAAEGEKENPLIPPWPELVIGLIAFVIVFGFLAKKLLPNINKVLEERREAIEGGIEKAEAAQTEAQSVLEQYKAQLAEARHEAARLRQEAQEQGATLIAEMRAEGQRQREEIIAAGHAQIQADRKAAASALRQDVGKLATELAGKLVGESLEDHARQSRVIDRFLDELDDKATTAEAAR; from the coding sequence GTGACTTCCGCCCTGGTTTTCCTGGCGGCTGAGGGTGAGAAGGAGAACCCCCTCATCCCGCCGTGGCCGGAGCTCGTCATCGGCCTGATCGCCTTCGTCATCGTCTTCGGCTTCCTCGCCAAGAAGCTCCTCCCGAACATCAACAAGGTTCTGGAAGAGCGCCGCGAGGCCATCGAGGGCGGTATCGAGAAGGCCGAGGCCGCGCAGACCGAGGCCCAGAGCGTCCTCGAGCAGTACAAGGCGCAGCTCGCCGAGGCCCGGCACGAGGCCGCGCGACTGCGCCAGGAGGCGCAGGAGCAGGGCGCCACGCTCATCGCCGAGATGCGCGCGGAAGGCCAGCGGCAGCGTGAGGAGATCATCGCCGCCGGTCACGCCCAGATCCAGGCCGACCGCAAGGCCGCCGCGTCCGCGCTGCGCCAGGACGTCGGCAAGCTGGCCACCGAGCTGGCCGGCAAGCTGGTCGGCGAGTCCCTCGAGGACCACGCCCGCCAGAGCCGTGTGATCGACCGGTTCCTGGACGAGCTGGACGACAAGGCGACGACGGCCGAGGCGGCCCGATGA
- the atpB gene encoding F0F1 ATP synthase subunit A, with product MKEPAVSADPTQVLAFETDCHIFDGCGFPAPGLHSFLFEPLWGNADGNGMYFNKPMLLALLGSFIIVGFFWAAFNKPKVVPGKLQMVAESGYDFIRRGVVYETIGKKEGEKYVPLVVTLFFFVWMMNLWSIIPVAQFPVTSIIAYPMVLALIVYVVWVSLTFKRHGFVGFFKNVTGYDKSLGAVLPLSMTIEFFSNLLVRPFTHAVRLFANMFAGHTLLLLFTIASWYLLNGIGFAYAGVSFVMTLIMTAFELFIQAVQAYVFVLLTCTYIQGALAENH from the coding sequence ATGAAGGAGCCCGCGGTGAGTGCTGACCCGACGCAGGTGCTCGCCTTCGAGACCGACTGCCACATTTTCGACGGATGTGGCTTCCCGGCTCCCGGCCTGCACTCGTTCCTCTTCGAGCCGCTCTGGGGCAACGCAGACGGCAACGGCATGTACTTCAACAAGCCGATGCTGCTGGCGCTGCTCGGCTCGTTCATCATCGTGGGCTTCTTCTGGGCCGCCTTCAACAAGCCGAAGGTCGTCCCCGGCAAGCTCCAGATGGTCGCCGAGTCCGGCTACGACTTCATCCGCCGCGGCGTGGTCTACGAGACGATCGGCAAGAAGGAAGGCGAGAAGTACGTCCCGCTCGTCGTGACGCTCTTCTTCTTCGTCTGGATGATGAACCTCTGGTCGATCATCCCGGTCGCCCAGTTCCCGGTGACCTCGATCATCGCCTACCCGATGGTCCTGGCCCTGATCGTCTACGTCGTGTGGGTGTCGCTCACCTTCAAGCGCCACGGCTTCGTCGGTTTCTTCAAGAACGTCACCGGCTACGACAAGTCCCTCGGCGCGGTGCTGCCGCTGTCGATGACCATCGAGTTCTTCTCGAACCTGCTGGTCCGCCCCTTCACGCACGCCGTCCGGCTCTTCGCCAACATGTTCGCCGGCCACACGCTGCTGCTGCTCTTCACGATCGCCAGCTGGTACCTGCTGAACGGCATCGGATTCGCCTACGCGGGCGTCTCGTTCGTGATGACGCTCATCATGACGGCCTTCGAGCTCTTCATCCAGGCCGTGCAGGCGTACGTGTTCGTGCTGCTGACCTGCACCTACATCCAGGGCGCGCTCGCCGAGAACCACTGA
- the atpE gene encoding ATP synthase F0 subunit C encodes MSQTLAAVDGSLSSVGYGLAAIGPGVGVGIIFGNGTQALARQPEAAGLIRANQILGFAFCEALALIGLVMPFVY; translated from the coding sequence ATGTCCCAGACCCTTGCTGCCGTTGATGGTTCGCTCAGCTCCGTCGGGTACGGCCTGGCCGCCATTGGCCCCGGCGTCGGCGTCGGCATCATCTTCGGTAACGGCACCCAGGCCCTCGCCCGCCAGCCCGAGGCGGCCGGCCTGATCCGCGCCAACCAGATCCTCGGCTTCGCCTTCTGTGAGGCGCTCGCCCTCATCGGTCTCGTCATGCCCTTCGTCTACTAA
- a CDS encoding F0F1 ATP synthase subunit delta produces MHGASREALAAARERLDALTDSTSVDAGSLADELAAVTALLHREVSLRRVLTDPAQSGEAKAELAQRLLGTQVSGTAVDVVAGMVRSRWSQSRDLVDALEELANTADLTAAQKTGRLDNVEDELFRFGRIASSNTELRAALTSRSATTAAKGELLRSLLGGRADRTTERLVTRLVTAPRGRSLESGLESLSKLAADRRDRMVAVVTSAVPLSDPQKQRLGAALAKVYGRPMHLNLDVDPEVVGGIRVQVGDEVINGSIADRLEDAGRRLAS; encoded by the coding sequence ATGCACGGAGCGAGCCGCGAGGCTCTTGCCGCCGCACGTGAGCGTCTCGACGCGCTGACGGACTCCACGTCCGTGGACGCCGGCTCGCTCGCCGACGAGCTGGCCGCCGTCACCGCGCTGCTCCACCGCGAGGTGTCGCTGCGTCGGGTCCTGACCGACCCGGCGCAGTCCGGCGAGGCCAAGGCCGAACTCGCCCAGCGCCTCCTCGGCACCCAGGTCAGCGGCACCGCCGTCGACGTGGTGGCCGGCATGGTGCGCTCCCGCTGGTCGCAGTCCCGCGACCTGGTGGACGCGCTGGAGGAGCTGGCGAACACCGCCGACCTCACCGCCGCCCAGAAGACGGGCCGGCTCGACAACGTGGAGGACGAGCTGTTCCGGTTCGGCCGGATCGCCTCCTCGAACACCGAGCTGCGCGCCGCGCTCACCAGCCGCTCCGCCACCACCGCGGCCAAGGGCGAGCTGCTGCGCAGCCTGCTCGGCGGCCGGGCGGACCGGACCACCGAGCGTCTGGTCACCCGTCTCGTCACCGCGCCCCGGGGACGTAGCCTGGAGTCGGGACTCGAATCCCTGTCCAAGCTCGCCGCCGACCGGCGCGACCGGATGGTCGCCGTCGTCACCTCGGCGGTGCCGCTGAGCGACCCGCAGAAGCAGCGCCTCGGCGCCGCCCTCGCGAAGGTCTACGGCCGCCCGATGCACCTCAATCTCGACGTGGACCCCGAGGTCGTCGGAGGGATCCGGGTGCAGGTCGGCGACGAGGTCATCAACGGCTCCATCGCGGACCGTCTGGAGGACGCCGGCCGCCGACTGGCGAGCTGA